The region ctcctcctcatcatcatcgtcgGATCCCGCAGATTGCTTGGGTGGATCAACAGCCTTGAAAGTGGCCTCGAACGCGGCCTTAGCAGCGGCCGCCTTCTCCGCCTCGCTCTTCAGCTTGGCCTCCTCGGCTTGCTTCATCCACACAGGCTTCGCCGCCGCGCTTCCACCGCGATCGGCCATGGATTGAAACCCTAATCGGAGATCGAGATTGAaggggattagggttttgagggaagGGAACGCACCTGGGAACTTGGAGTTGCGGATTGGTGGATGGCCACGATGACAATGATAAGATGGAGGGTATAACTGGAAACACGCTAGTGAATTACCCAATGGAAGAGcttatttataataaagttcaatttggcttcttttttttttttttctttttaagttgTTATAAAGTGCCAATAAAGcctattttgtaatatatacaaatattaaaattattaattatataataaccGTCAAATATTTCCGTGTAGTGGAAAGATATGTgaccataaataaaaaatggagaGTGGAATAAATCCGCCATTGCTATTGTAATAGTAATATGTCACTATAATTatgcaaattattattattattattttatttttaataatgtttgtGGGAAACAATGGTAAATTCTAAAAGATattgtgtttgatttgaaacttttaGATAATTAATATACGGAATGATTTGGTGAATTTCTGCCTTGAATGTATTTTGAACCAAACtctgaatttaaaattaaaatactttatTATGTTATAGCATTATTATAATCATATCGCAAATGagatttactttatttatttttatggaaaTTCAGATAATGAAATATACTTGTGAATATCCATATTTTTAGTTGGCTgtaattcatattattttttaacataatgaCTTTGAAGCCAATGGttccttaaaaaaaacacaggTCCAACAAAGGCAAACATCAGCCTCGTGGTGGGCCTATGCAGCTCGATTACAAACACTACAAACCACTTTTACTttcaattgaataaaataattatgatttttatcagattttttacttatatatatatatatatatatcttgataaGTGAAGAgtatataattatttcaaaaaattaagataacaataataagaaaatttagATCCATCTAGTCTATCtatattcatatgttttcttaaagaaaaaataataaccaaaatataacgaaaaaacccaaaaaaacaaaaaaaaactccgTCTCAGTGCATACAAGGTTttctatatattaattaattttaaaactttattaaaaaagtcATAAATAccaatattcaaacaaaataaaaaaaggccaCTAAAATCCTAAACAATTAATCCAACAAACCGGGTTGAAAACCAAACCAACCCAACCCAACCCAACCGGGCCCATAAACAATCCTAATCTTAACCATCGTGCACGGCACGCCCTAGTTCAGCACGGCCCAATAGATCAACTAGACTCCGACCCAATAACGGTCGTAAACCCAGAACCCACGTAATCGTTTACTTTCCACGTGTCAAAATATTATTGGATCAACATTAACAACCCTTTCCACCGCATCACGCCATAAAGTCTCGCCGTGAAATCTTCATGCATTAATCCACACCGACTTGTCTttgtcttctctctctctctctctctctctctctctctctctctcaaacccTCGTTCTCTCCGTCTAGAGTTTGGGGATCTGATGGGACGGCGGCGGGGTGCTAGGGATCCGGTGAACATCCTCTTCGGGTGGGTCCGGCGGCAATCGGTGAGGGTGCAGGTGTTCCTCGGCGCAGTGGCGGCGCTTGTCGCCCTCGTTGGTCTGAAGATCTTCGTCCGTGATTATGAACACTTCTACATCGCATCTGAGGCCGTCCATGCCGCCGGCATCCTCCTCCTCATCTATAAGCTCACCCGCCACAAGACTTGTTCCGGTGATACTCTCCTCTTACCCTTTATCATCTATTTGTCCGGCTTTTCTCTGAAAGACTGGGAgtttaatcaaatttttagtttttatattggaTTGTTTCTACTTTTTGACTTAGTtatattttctcttctcttGCTCATTCATGTCTTGCTTCAAGTAGGGAACTTTATCTCTGATTATaattgtcattattattttgatttctgtttctctggtttatttgaaattaattgttttttctatgtttttttttatggatagttaatgaaaaaaatattgtctATGTGCCCGCTGCAAGTATAGGATTTTTTTTGTGTATACCCTTGACCTTTAGCTTAAACATAGCGAGAGTGTGATTAACTGAATCCAGATATGAAAATTGATTATTTCTTGGAATATTTTGTCCGATATTATTAGTCCAAGGGACTGtggtatttttgaatgaattagGAATTGATGGAGTTGATGCAGTAGTTTATGGTGCATGAAATTTAGTTTGTTATGGGGTATGAATATAAATGCAGATTGAAgcaattttaagttttttgtaAAGAGTTTCTTTTTGGAGACTAAAAGCATAATCAGAGCTTAGTGCTAAGGTTAAGTTTGCAAAAGTTTGGGATTTTGGGAAGCTGCCCAGAATTAAGTGAGGCGGTTGAATTACATTACTGTTCTGATTAATTCaagcttattattatttttttgataagaCAATTAGTGTGGTGGGTCCCTGTCTTAACATGATATCAGAGCTATGGCTATGATCTGTCTTAACATGgccatagctctgataccatgatatcAGAGCTATGGCTAGGATCTGTCTTAACATGgccatagctctgataccatgttaagaTAGGATTGATAGTGGTATATGATCAGCTAGAAGGAAGCGTCTCCTACAGGCAATGTGGGACTATGGTTTTGagccactgcgtcccaacaccCCCTAGGCCCACAGCGGATGTAGGACTCAAGATCTTAACCATAACTCTGATACCATATTAAAACAGGGACCCACCACTTTAATTTCTTCATAACTCAAGTTATGAAGAAATTAAGGTGCTACCTAACCTTTTTAATATTAGAAGAAGTTGTTAAATGGAATTATGTGAACTTCCTCCGTTATTATTCATAAAGTGAGCGATGTTCATGGAGTGAACATTCATGCTTTGACGTTTTGTTGTCATCAAAAAGTATAACTTGTCGTTTCAAACTCCCAAAACAGTTCCAATGATCTCCCAAAACAGTTCCAATGATCTTCTTTGTGTTAATTCGTGGTGGTTCAACTGACAAGTTTATTATGCCTGTTGGCTCTAGGACTTTTGTACCTTTGTGGATCTAGTTGTCTAAGCTTGtcgtttcctttttttattgtttttagcTTCGCCTCCTTTTggctaaaagaaaaaaaatttgacaaatttattattgtaaCTTATCTCATGCAGGTCTTTCCTTGAAGTCTCAAGAGCTAACTGCCATATTTCTAGCTGTAAGACTATATTGCAGTTTTATTTTCGAAAAGGATATCCATACTATCCTTGATTTTGCAACTCTAGCTCCGACTCTATGGGTCATTTACATGATTCGGTACAAATTAAACTCCAGTTATGACAAGGAACTAGACAACATGCCGAGATACTATCTGGTAAGGTGGTTACAAAGCTCCTTGAATTTTGTTAAGagaattttatttcttatgctATCTTTGTAAAATGTCAATGGTGAATTCTTTTGTAGGATAACCATCGTTGCTAATGAATCACTTCTCTTAGTTGTGACCTCTCTGGCATGTGATGTTGATTTAATTTGCAGCTGGTTTTTTAGATTCATCATGTTCATTCGAGAGTCATAACTACGAGACATGGTTTGGAGATATTGTTGCGATAAAATTTTGCATTAACTGCTTGCATCATCCTTAGGTGTCACCATTTTGAGTATGCCTGTTAGTGTCCCAATTGTAAAATTGTGGTATAAATATTTGATGTTTAGAGT is a window of Dioscorea cayenensis subsp. rotundata cultivar TDr96_F1 chromosome 5, TDr96_F1_v2_PseudoChromosome.rev07_lg8_w22 25.fasta, whole genome shotgun sequence DNA encoding:
- the LOC120260720 gene encoding ER lumen protein-retaining receptor, with product MGRRRGARDPVNILFGWVRRQSVRVQVFLGAVAALVALVGLKIFVRDYEHFYIASEAVHAAGILLLIYKLTRHKTCSGLSLKSQELTAIFLAVRLYCSFIFEKDIHTILDFATLAPTLWVIYMIRYKLNSSYDKELDNMPRYYLVLSSVVIAVFVHPISSRLGFNSILWAFCMYLESISVLPQLRVMQNAKMVEPFTAHYVFALGVARFLGCAHWILRLIESRGAFLYHVGTGFYWTIANLTAEGVQTFILADFCYYYIKSAMYDQLLRSLSSPV